From Acinetobacter sp. ASP199, the proteins below share one genomic window:
- the ispH gene encoding 4-hydroxy-3-methylbut-2-enyl diphosphate reductase translates to MEIVLANPRGFCAGVDRAIAIVNRALECFNPPIYVRHEVVHNKFVVDDLRQRGAIFVDELDEVPDDNIVIFSAHGVSKAVQQEAERRGLKVFDATCPLVTKVHIEVTKYAREGIEAILIGHEGHPEVEGTMGQYDRKNGGDIYLVEDEDDVAALTVRNPDKVAFVTQTTLSIDDTAKVIDALRQKFPLIQGPRKDDICYATQNRQDAVRDLADRCDVVLVVGSPNSSNSNRLRELAERMGKAAYLVDNADELKQDWFAGKSQIGVTAGASAPEILIKQVIQRLQDWGAQAPQELKGREENITFSLPKELRISVIQA, encoded by the coding sequence ATGGAAATTGTTTTAGCCAACCCGCGTGGTTTCTGTGCCGGTGTGGATCGTGCCATTGCGATCGTGAATCGGGCCTTAGAATGTTTCAATCCACCGATTTATGTGCGTCATGAAGTTGTACACAATAAATTTGTGGTAGATGACTTACGCCAGCGCGGTGCGATTTTTGTTGATGAACTAGATGAAGTGCCAGATGACAATATTGTAATTTTTAGTGCCCATGGCGTATCTAAGGCTGTTCAACAAGAAGCAGAACGCCGTGGTCTAAAGGTCTTTGATGCCACTTGCCCATTAGTGACGAAGGTACATATTGAAGTGACCAAGTATGCCCGTGAAGGCATTGAAGCGATTCTGATAGGTCATGAAGGTCACCCTGAAGTTGAAGGAACCATGGGACAATATGACCGAAAAAATGGCGGGGATATTTACCTGGTTGAAGATGAAGATGATGTTGCTGCATTAACAGTGCGTAATCCAGATAAGGTAGCATTTGTGACTCAAACCACTTTATCAATTGATGATACTGCGAAAGTGATTGACGCATTGCGTCAGAAATTTCCACTGATTCAAGGGCCACGTAAAGATGATATTTGCTATGCCACTCAAAACCGTCAGGATGCTGTACGTGATTTAGCTGATCGTTGTGATGTCGTGTTGGTAGTAGGATCTCCAAACTCATCAAATTCAAACCGCTTACGTGAACTCGCTGAGCGCATGGGTAAAGCGGCATATTTAGTGGATAATGCAGATGAGCTAAAGCAGGATTGGTTTGCAGGTAAGTCTCAAATTGGTGTAACTGCTGGAGCTTCCGCACCAGAAATCTTAATTAAACAGGTCATTCAACGTTTGCAAGATTGGGGTGCACAAGCGCCGCAGGAGTTGAAGGGGCGAGAAGAGAACATCACATTTAGCCTGCCAAAAGAATTACGTATTTCAGTTATTCAAGCCTGA
- the gmk gene encoding guanylate kinase, which produces MSGLLFVVSAASGTGKTSLVKALLERVNNLHVSVSHTTRCQRPGELDGVHYHFSTKEDFLNLVNEGGFIEYAEVFGNYYGTAQATVKEQLAKGHDVLLEIDWQGAQQVRRLFPESKQIFILPPSQFDLRQRLSNRGTDSVEVIEHRLGCAVEDMQQYVNFDYVIINDDFNKALHDLESVIIANRLVLSQQANRHEKLIQALITPSEE; this is translated from the coding sequence ATGTCGGGTCTCTTGTTTGTCGTTTCTGCTGCGTCTGGAACAGGCAAAACATCCCTCGTTAAAGCATTACTTGAACGTGTCAACAATCTTCATGTTTCTGTTTCTCATACGACACGCTGTCAACGACCTGGCGAACTCGATGGTGTTCACTATCACTTCTCTACCAAAGAAGATTTCCTTAATCTGGTCAATGAAGGCGGTTTCATTGAATATGCTGAAGTCTTTGGTAACTATTACGGTACTGCACAAGCTACTGTAAAAGAACAATTGGCTAAAGGGCATGATGTTCTTCTTGAGATTGACTGGCAGGGTGCACAACAGGTCCGTCGCTTATTTCCTGAATCTAAACAAATTTTCATTTTACCGCCAAGCCAGTTTGACTTGCGTCAACGCCTGTCTAACCGTGGTACAGACTCTGTTGAAGTGATTGAGCATCGTTTAGGCTGTGCGGTAGAAGATATGCAGCAATATGTAAACTTTGATTATGTCATTATCAATGATGACTTTAATAAAGCACTGCATGATCTGGAATCTGTCATCATTGCCAATCGTCTGGTGTTATCACAGCAAGCCAACCGTCATGAAAAACTGATTCAAGCCTTAATTACTCCAAGCGAAGAGTGA
- the rpoZ gene encoding DNA-directed RNA polymerase subunit omega, giving the protein MARVTVEDCLDHVDNRFELVLVASKRARQLARQGIEPTVEWDNDKPTVVALREIAVGHVSKDILKQRDQDYQTSSLDLALSANNLNLDGFSFQ; this is encoded by the coding sequence ATGGCACGCGTAACCGTTGAAGATTGTTTAGACCATGTAGACAACCGCTTTGAGCTTGTACTAGTGGCAAGCAAACGCGCGCGTCAATTGGCACGTCAAGGCATTGAACCAACTGTAGAATGGGACAATGACAAGCCAACCGTTGTTGCTCTACGTGAAATTGCAGTAGGTCATGTATCTAAAGACATCCTGAAACAACGTGATCAAGACTATCAAACTTCTAGTCTAGACCTTGCACTTTCAGCAAATAACCTGAATCTGGACGGTTTTTCTTTCCAATAA